One window from the genome of Daphnia pulex isolate KAP4 chromosome 9, ASM2113471v1 encodes:
- the LOC124203208 gene encoding neurogenic locus notch homolog protein 3-like, producing the protein MAGKLFNVFVFVLLLGIFALSTEASTGGKPLKKKSVPEKTGNKYSFSDDDELMFADQSGDGPDDNESIDELDPDFSVDGLPDLNELLPEGEIDEVIPTRRPPYRPPATVKPPCGQAGKPCQSVNRPPCQAGRPCQNANPPQSANPPKPCQSGRPCSQAKPQPCQSGRTCTQAKPTPCKTSKPCPSVKPPPCQTGRRCQTARRPCYSKRTCQTKRPCQTKRLCQSPAPIIPPAFSPTVVCGKSYYCRKGYQGPCNRNEIFTPNPIAIARPIQPTCPSIGIISTGCISSKNPLSVKSVSSNPGYCAIRYTQKPCYGYPSTFRYCQNTKLCYPTSPTPIISRSKLVVPSPCPADQFFTAVDLSYGFCRCSRPNYVRCQKTNRCYPAYTKGTCTTGQWMVPYGNQGLSTCQICPCPSKADGRHIYWSGQFGRPGCYKSQTRGPCRQGMRFVISDILTGSSRCVPNSSMIRKQPSSSYNSLMNDWNLFYGGLTR; encoded by the exons ATGGCCGGTAAGTTGTTCAACGTTTTTGTCTTTGTGCTGTTGCTGGGCATTTTCGCCCTTTCCACCGAAGCTTCGACGGGCGGAAAAccgttgaagaagaaatcagtTCCGGAAAAAACTGGCAACAAATATTCCTTCTCCGACGATGACGAACTCATGTTCGCTGATCAGAGTGGCGACGGTCCAGATGACAATGAATCGATTGACGAGCTCGACCCTGATTTTTCGGTTGACGGGTTACCGGACCTTAACGAGCTCTTACCCGAAGGAGAAATAGATGAGGTGATACCAACACGGAGACCCCCCTACCGGCCACCAGCAACAGTTAAACCTCCTTGCGGCCAAGCCGGTAAACCTTGCCAATCTGTGAATCGTCCGCCTTGCCAAGCCGGCAGACCTTGCCAAAATGCGAATCCTCCGCAATCTGCGAATCCTCCCAAGCCTTGCCAATCTGGCAGACCTTGTTCACAGGCGAAACCTCAACCATGCCAATCCGGAAGGACCTGCACACAGGCGAAACCGACGCCATGCAAAACCAGTAAACCCTGCCCGTCGGTCAAACCTCCGCCATGCCAAACCGGTCGACGTTGCCAAACGGCCAGGCGTCCGTGTTATTCGAAACGCACCTGTCAAACTAAACGTCCATGTCAAACCAAACGTCTATGCCAGTCACCTGCACCCATTATACCGCCGGCATTCAGTCCTACGGTTGT GTGTGGAAAATCCTATTACTGTCGCAAAGGTTACCAAGGACCTTGTAACAGAAATGAAATCTTTACTCCGAATCCCATTGCCATTGCACGACCTATCCAACCCACATGTCCTTCGATTGGGATTATTTCAACAGGTTGCATCTCATCTAAAAATCCGTTGTCTGTCAAATCGGTCTCAAGCAATCCCGGATATTGCGCCATTCGCTACACACAAAAACCGTGCTACGGCTATCCATC GACATTTCGCTATTGCCAGAATACAAAGCTGTGCTATCCGACTTCTCCCACACCAATTATCTCACG AAGTAAGTTGGTCGTTCCGAGCCCATGTCCGGCTGATCAGTTTTTCACCGCCGTGGATCTTTCTTACGGCTTTTGCCGTTGCAGTCGGCCCAACTATGTCAGGTGTCAAAAAACCAACCGCTGCTACCCAGCGTACACCAAG ggcACCTGTACTACCGGCCAATGGATGGTTccttacggaaatcaaggcttatCCACCTGCCAAATCTGTCCATGCCCGTCAAAGGCTGACGGCCGTCACATTTATTGGAGCGGACAGTTCGGAAGACCGGGCTGCTACAAGTCGCAAACTCGTGGTCCTTGCCGTCAGGGCATGCGCTTTGTGATTAGCGATATTCTCACGGGCTCTTCACGTTGTGTGCCAAATAGTTCTATGATACGGAAGCAGCCGAGTTCGAGTTACAACTCGTTAATGAATGACTGGAACTTGTTTTACGGTGGCTTGACCCGTTAA
- the LOC124202509 gene encoding leucine-rich repeat extensin-like protein 3, producing the protein MMKFILFAALLVIAAGDSTNQAADSQVNYPPQPYSYSYNVLDEESNNDFIHSEKTDGKVTTGSYRVSLPDGRTQFVTYKADENGFTANVEYEGEAHHPDGYVAPATPSFQAPAALPYSAPAASNTKVREAPSYNEASSSAAPVAKEPAPPAPKTQDAPANKEPTASALKTRDAPSYKESSTPSYKDSVTTYSPPSPPAYNPPSPPAYNPPSPPAYNPPSPPAYSQPAAPAYQAPSPPAYNPPSYQASAATPYQAPAYKAPAYRSPPPTYRAPSPPPYRSPAPPTYGFTPIGPTPLAYRG; encoded by the exons ATGATGAAG TTTATTCTCTTCGCCGCTTTGCTTGTCATCGCTGCCGGTGACAGCACCAACCAAGCCGCGGATTCTCAAGTCAACTAT CCTCCTCAACCGTATAGCTATTCCTACAATGTACTAGACGAAGAATCAAACAACGATTTTATCCATTCTGAGAAAACCGATGGCAAAGTGACCACTGGCTCTTACCGGGTCTCACTTCCCGATGGGCGCACCCAGTTCGTTACCTACAAAGCCGACGAGAATGGCTTTACTGCTAACGTCGAGTACGAAGGTGAGGCCCATCATCCTGATGGATACGTTGCACCTGCTACACCGTCATTCCAGGCACCAGCCGCACTTCCGTACTCTGCTCCTGCTGCATCAAACACCAAAGTACGTGAAGCTCCTTCCTACAACGAAGCTTCATCTTCAGCAGCGCCGGTCGCAAAGGAACCAGCCCCACCTGCCCCCAAGACTCAGGATGCACCTGCCAACAAGGAGCCTACCGCTTCGGCTCTCAAAACTCGTGATGCTCCTTCCTACAAAGAATCCTCCACGCCGTCCTACAAGGATTCTGTTACAACTTACAGTCCTCCTTCTCCACCTGCTTACAATCCTCCTTCTCCACCTGCTTACAATCCTCCTTCTCCACCTGCTTACAATCCCCCTTCCCCACCAGCATACAGCCAGCctgctgctccagcttacCAGGCTCCTTCTCCACCAGCATACAATCCTCCGTCTTACCAGGCTTCTGCCGCAACACCATATCAAGCTCCTGCATACAAGGCTCCTGCCTACAGGTCTCCTCCACCAACCTATAGAGCTCCTTCTCCACCTCCATATCGATCCCCAGCTCCTCCTACCTACGGCTTTACCCCCATTGGGCCTACCCCACTCGCTTATAGAGGCTAA